A stretch of DNA from Acidobacteriota bacterium:
CCGTTTAACTTAACCGGTAGCAATCCTAGCCTTCAGGCTGCCTGGCCGACCCAAAGTTCTGGCAATGCCTGGCTGGCATTAGACCGTAATGGTAATGGAACCATAGACGATGGCTTGGAATTGTTTGGCAATTTCACCCAACAATCACCTTACTCTGACGGTGAGAATGGTTTTCACGCATTAGCCGAGTTTGATAAGCCGGAGAACGGCGGTAACGAAGACGGCTGGATTACCAGCGCTGACGGTGTGTTTGCGTCTTTGGCAAGACATTAACCACAATGGAATTTCAGAGCCAGCCGAGCTACTTACCCTTGCTTCGCAAGGCATTACGATGATCTCTTTAGAGTATGTTTCGACGCCGATAGCTGATCAACACGGTAACCAATTCTTGTTTAAGGGGAGAATTATTACGGCAAATGGTGAAAAGGTAATTTATGATGTTTTCTTAAAGTCGGCAGTCATTGCACCCCGTCAGTGGCAAGTCCTAAGGAGTTCAAACAATACCTTGCTAGACCCGCCCCCAACCTTTGGAATTACGAGCGACCTGCCAGTACCGGCTGATTACGATGGTGATGGCAAGGCCGATAGAGCAGTCTGGCGGTTAAGCGATGGTAATTGGTTCATCGTGAAGAGTTCAAATGACACAACTACTGCTGTGATTACGTGGGGAATCTCCGGTGATGTGCCAGTGCCAAAAGATTATGATGGTGACGGTAAAGCCGACCTAGCTATCTGGCGGCCATATGAAGGTAATTGGTACATCAAACGCAGCAGTGATAGTCAATATCAGATTACTCAGTGGGGAGCAGCTTATGCCCCGTACTACGATGTGCCGGTACCCGCTGATTATGATGGCGATGGTAAGGCTGATTTGGCTATTTGGCGTCCCATCGAGGGTAATTGGTACATCAAGCAGAGTAGCAATGGCGCGAGTGTCATAAAGACCTGGGGTACATCTGGTGATGTTTTAGTGCCAGCTGATTATGATGGTGACGGTAAAGCTGACTTAGCCGTCTGGCGACCAGCAGAAGGTAACTGGTACATCAAACGCAGTAGTGATGATCAGTATCAGATTATTTCGTGGGGCGCTGGCTTCGACCCCTATTTCGATATACCTGTCCCCGCCGATTATGATGGCGATGGCAAGGCCGACGTCGCGGTCTGGCGGCGAAGGGAAGGCAACTGGTACATCAAGCAGAGTAACAATGGCGCAAATGTGATAAAGCAATTAGGAGTAAATGGCAACATGCCGATACCACGAGATTATGATGGTGACGGTAAAGCTGACTTGATAGTGTGGTGAGTAGGTATACCACAAATATGACTATTAGTTGTTACCTTGATTACGGTATGAACTTATGCTTTACAAAGTTGCTCATGCATATGGTGGGTAGCCATGCAGTATGACAGCCTGGAACAGCGGTAATTACCCGGACATATTGGCTGTCACACTTTACCACTCATTGCCCAACGCCCCAGTTTAATCCTCATCTACAACGCTTTCACTTCCAGCGCCGCCGCGCCCAATGCGCAGAACACGCGATTGAGTTTGACCAACACGCATCCGGTCAACAAAAGCTATGTGCATCTGTTTTTTGTGGAGGGCGCGTCGTGCAGCGTGGCGGATGGCTTTGTGTGTCTGACGC
This window harbors:
- a CDS encoding VCBS repeat-containing protein, coding for MISLEYVSTPIADQHGNQFLFKGRIITANGEKVIYDVFLKSAVIAPRQWQVLRSSNNTLLDPPPTFGITSDLPVPADYDGDGKADRAVWRLSDGNWFIVKSSNDTTTAVITWGISGDVPVPKDYDGDGKADLAIWRPYEGNWYIKRSSDSQYQITQWGAAYAPYYDVPVPADYDGDGKADLAIWRPIEGNWYIKQSSNGASVIKTWGTSGDVLVPADYDGDGKADLAVWRPAEGNWYIKRSSDDQYQIISWGAGFDPYFDIPVPADYDGDGKADVAVWRRREGNWYIKQSNNGANVIKQLGVNGNMPIPRDYDGDGKADLIVW